One Anaerobranca gottschalkii DSM 13577 genomic region harbors:
- the hutI gene encoding imidazolonepropionase, which produces MKLAFVNGNIATFQGYTLSPQRGENFGDLGLIKGGTILVQNGYIKEVGKDLPIPPDYQIIDVQGRLITPGLIDSHTHLVHYGSREGEYIWRIQGKPYMEILKEGGGILSSVRQTQKASLEDLLKQSRKSLDRMLSMGITTVENKSGYGLNLETELKQLKAGQILNSQHPVDVVNTFLGAHAIPLEYKENPDGYVEEVIKMLPIVKEYAEFCDVFCEEGVFSVAQSEKILLKAKEYGFKLKIHADEIVSTKGAQLAARIGCVSADHLLAIDEEGIEELAKSKTIAVLLPGTSFNLMSKKYAPAQKMINKGVAIALATDYNPGSCPTENPQLIMTLACLNLKLTPAQTLAAFTINAAHSLDLAHDRGSIEKGKIADLVIFDCDNVDYIPYHFGINHVQAVYKRGIKVV; this is translated from the coding sequence ATGAAACTGGCCTTTGTTAATGGAAATATTGCTACTTTCCAAGGGTATACTTTAAGTCCCCAGAGAGGTGAAAACTTTGGGGACTTGGGATTAATAAAAGGGGGAACAATTTTAGTCCAAAATGGTTATATTAAAGAAGTTGGAAAGGATCTCCCAATTCCGCCTGATTACCAAATAATAGATGTCCAGGGTAGATTAATTACACCTGGTTTAATCGATTCCCATACCCATTTAGTACATTATGGTAGCAGAGAAGGGGAGTATATTTGGAGAATACAGGGAAAACCTTATATGGAAATCCTAAAAGAAGGTGGAGGAATATTAAGTTCCGTTAGACAAACCCAAAAAGCTTCCCTTGAGGATTTATTAAAACAAAGTAGAAAAAGCTTAGATAGAATGTTATCTATGGGCATTACTACAGTAGAAAACAAAAGTGGCTATGGGTTAAACTTAGAAACAGAATTAAAGCAATTAAAAGCAGGACAGATTCTTAATAGCCAACATCCAGTAGATGTAGTTAATACTTTTTTAGGTGCCCATGCAATTCCATTGGAATACAAGGAAAATCCTGACGGATATGTAGAGGAAGTTATTAAAATGCTCCCTATTGTTAAAGAGTATGCTGAGTTTTGTGACGTTTTTTGTGAAGAAGGGGTATTTTCCGTAGCACAAAGTGAAAAAATACTCCTTAAAGCTAAGGAATATGGGTTTAAATTAAAAATCCATGCCGATGAAATAGTTTCTACAAAGGGGGCACAATTAGCAGCAAGAATCGGGTGCGTATCTGCAGATCACCTTTTAGCTATAGATGAAGAGGGGATAGAGGAGTTAGCCAAGTCAAAAACAATTGCCGTTTTACTTCCTGGTACTTCCTTTAACCTCATGTCAAAAAAATATGCCCCTGCCCAGAAAATGATCAATAAAGGAGTAGCCATTGCTTTAGCTACAGATTATAACCCTGGCAGTTGTCCTACTGAAAATCCACAGTTAATTATGACCTTAGCCTGTTTAAACTTAAAACTTACTCCGGCACAAACTTTAGCGGCCTTTACAATTAATGCTGCCCATAGCCTTGATTTAGCCCATGATAGAGGAAGTATTGAAAAAGGGAAAATTGCAGATTTGGTCATTTTTGATTGTGATAATGTAGATTATATACCTTATCATTTTGGAATTAATCACGTCCAAGCTGTTTATAAAAGGGGAATAAAAGTTGTTTAG
- the nadA gene encoding quinolinate synthase NadA yields the protein MAIKDFNTLHSEINKLRKEKNAIILAHYYQRPEIQDIADFVGDSFGLSQKAAQTDADVIVFCGVHFMAESAAILSPDKIVILPEPKAGCPMADMADVDSLRELKKKHPDATVVGYVNTTAAVKAECDICCTSANVLKVVNSISNNKIIYVPDKNMADYIAKMTDKTIIPWEGYCYTHDRLTKEEVLKAYEDYPHAKIVVHPECPREVVEVAHEVTGTSGMFKYIEKTDAKTYIIGTEEGLGHALRKQFPDKEFIFPSKNLICANMKANTLEKVYKSLLTLEPVITVDEEIRLKAKKALDRMLEVK from the coding sequence GTGGCTATTAAAGATTTTAATACACTACATTCTGAAATAAATAAATTAAGGAAAGAAAAAAATGCAATTATTTTAGCCCATTATTATCAACGTCCGGAGATTCAGGACATTGCTGATTTTGTAGGAGATTCCTTTGGATTAAGTCAAAAAGCTGCACAGACAGATGCAGATGTCATAGTCTTTTGTGGGGTTCATTTTATGGCGGAAAGTGCCGCTATTTTAAGTCCAGATAAAATTGTAATATTACCAGAACCTAAAGCAGGGTGTCCAATGGCTGATATGGCAGATGTTGATTCATTAAGGGAATTAAAGAAAAAACATCCCGATGCTACTGTTGTCGGCTATGTTAATACTACGGCAGCAGTAAAAGCAGAATGTGATATTTGCTGTACTTCTGCCAATGTTTTAAAAGTAGTAAATTCTATATCTAACAATAAAATTATATATGTACCAGATAAAAATATGGCAGATTATATTGCAAAAATGACTGATAAAACCATTATTCCTTGGGAAGGTTATTGTTATACCCATGATAGGTTGACTAAGGAGGAAGTTTTAAAAGCTTATGAGGATTATCCCCATGCTAAAATAGTTGTTCATCCAGAGTGTCCAAGGGAAGTCGTAGAAGTTGCCCATGAAGTAACAGGTACTAGTGGAATGTTTAAATACATTGAAAAAACCGATGCTAAAACATATATTATAGGGACAGAAGAAGGCCTTGGCCATGCTTTAAGAAAGCAATTTCCTGATAAAGAATTTATTTTCCCAAGTAAAAACTTAATTTGTGCCAATATGAAAGCAAATACGTTAGAGAAGGTCTATAAATCTTTATTAACCTTAGAGCCGGTAATTACAGTGGATGAGGAAATTCGATTAAAAGCTAAGAAAGCTCTAGATAGAATGTTAGAGGTAAAATAA
- a CDS encoding CPBP family intramembrane glutamic endopeptidase, whose translation MFSIIKVIYKNPIGKTFLGLIFAFLFGISALSLSITFSEQLGILDTPYNIKETYKFHTWTINFDFLTLEFPKGGYVIPGYHNDRISSILIIAEGTATFEATDSFKEFSPYEFPFELEISEVILPIHHEDFERIKGDTIFIQEEITYPVNYLEERLESVKSLLYSSNILGVNRIIPPSPRSVMIKFISPLDGEINYSEGEKITFNSQEISYSFNHSIGEKLYPLPYTLEINILYNFLLLLAFLGLIAFLTTDYSSEKKQSINYLDKISSQIHLAVFIIYSLGIKWLSSYYDLELAIQGILYLIPVLYLGYWVIIAKVPLIDLGITYKKIIKSIFVPIVIFYLLFISTTFQLVPENSYTTISLLSILLVILLQQVIFRGFIQFTLETFIGKWPGIIVTSTILAAFFLITPLQNNQISVLTFFSYWAVSLIVTYSYHRTKNIVTPSILILFLSLFITNLY comes from the coding sequence ATGTTCAGTATAATTAAAGTAATATATAAAAATCCCATTGGTAAAACCTTTTTAGGCTTAATTTTTGCCTTTTTGTTTGGTATATCTGCCTTAAGTTTATCTATTACTTTTAGCGAACAGTTAGGAATTCTAGATACCCCATATAATATTAAGGAAACCTACAAGTTCCACACATGGACTATAAATTTCGATTTCTTGACATTAGAATTCCCTAAAGGTGGTTATGTAATTCCCGGTTACCATAACGACCGGATCTCTTCTATTTTAATTATAGCAGAAGGTACAGCTACCTTTGAAGCTACAGACTCTTTTAAAGAGTTTTCTCCTTATGAATTTCCTTTTGAATTGGAAATATCAGAAGTGATACTACCGATTCACCACGAAGATTTCGAAAGAATAAAAGGTGATACTATTTTTATCCAAGAAGAAATCACTTATCCTGTGAATTATTTAGAAGAAAGACTAGAAAGTGTTAAGTCTTTATTGTATAGTTCAAATATCTTAGGTGTTAATAGAATAATTCCCCCTAGCCCCCGTTCTGTAATGATTAAATTTATTTCTCCTTTAGATGGTGAAATCAATTACTCTGAAGGGGAAAAAATTACATTTAATTCCCAAGAAATCAGTTACTCTTTTAATCATTCCATAGGTGAAAAACTTTACCCATTACCATATACCCTAGAAATCAATATTTTATATAACTTTCTTTTACTACTTGCCTTTTTAGGTTTAATAGCCTTCTTAACAACTGACTATAGTTCTGAAAAAAAGCAATCTATTAATTACTTAGATAAAATTTCCTCCCAAATCCACTTAGCAGTTTTTATAATTTACAGTTTAGGAATCAAATGGTTAAGTTCATATTATGACTTAGAACTTGCTATTCAAGGAATTTTATACTTAATACCTGTACTATATTTAGGTTATTGGGTGATTATTGCAAAAGTTCCTTTAATAGATTTAGGTATTACTTACAAAAAAATAATTAAAAGTATTTTTGTCCCAATAGTGATTTTCTACTTGTTATTTATATCTACAACCTTCCAGTTAGTTCCTGAAAATAGCTATACAACAATTTCATTGTTATCAATTCTGTTAGTAATCTTATTACAACAGGTTATATTTAGAGGTTTTATACAATTTACCTTAGAAACTTTTATAGGAAAATGGCCAGGAATAATTGTTACCTCAACGATATTAGCTGCCTTTTTCCTCATTACACCTTTACAAAATAATCAGATCTCAGTCTTAACCTTTTTCAGCTATTGGGCTGTTTCTTTAATAGTAACTTACAGTTACCATAGAACTAAAAATATAGTAACTCCATCTATCTTAATATTATTTTTAAGCCTATTTATTACAAATCTATATTAA
- a CDS encoding formate--tetrahydrofolate ligase codes for MKSDIEIAQQAKMKPIMDVAKTIGLKEEEVELYGNYKAKVSLKVWERVKNNPDGKLILVTAINPTPAGEGKSTTTVGLGQGLQKIGKKTIIALREPSLGPCMGVKGGAAGGGYSQVVPMEDINLHFTGDLHAITTAHNLLAAMLDNHIHQGNELNIDPRRITFKRVMDLNERALRNIVIGLGGIAQGVPREDGFDITVASEVMAILCLSNDLMDLKERLGKIIVGYTYDKKPVTAKDLQAHGAMALLLKDAIKPNLVQTLENVPAFIHGGPFANIAHGCNSVTATKLALKLADYVVTEAGFGADLGAEKFFNIKCRYANLKPDAVVIVATVRALKMHGGLKKDELTTENLDALAKGFSNLEKHIENVRKFGVPLVVAINKFPSDTDKEIDYILKRCEEMGILVSLSEVWAKGGEGGIDLAQKVVDILETQRSNFRVLYDEKLSIKEKITIIAKEVYGAKGVIFEKKAETSIKQLEKLNLDKMPICMAKTQYSLSDDPNLLGRPENFEITVREVKVSAGAGFIVALTGEIMTMPGLPKVPAATKMDIDENGVITGLF; via the coding sequence ATGAAATCTGATATTGAAATTGCTCAACAGGCGAAAATGAAACCTATTATGGATGTGGCAAAAACCATCGGGTTAAAAGAAGAGGAAGTAGAGCTTTATGGTAACTATAAAGCCAAAGTTTCTTTAAAAGTTTGGGAAAGGGTAAAAAATAATCCAGATGGTAAGTTGATTTTGGTGACGGCCATTAATCCAACTCCAGCAGGTGAAGGAAAATCTACTACTACCGTGGGATTAGGACAAGGCTTACAAAAAATAGGGAAGAAGACCATTATTGCTTTAAGGGAACCTTCCTTAGGACCTTGTATGGGAGTTAAAGGTGGAGCTGCTGGTGGTGGGTACTCTCAGGTAGTTCCCATGGAAGATATAAATCTTCACTTTACAGGAGACCTTCACGCTATTACTACTGCCCACAACCTATTAGCAGCTATGCTAGACAATCACATACATCAGGGTAATGAACTCAATATTGATCCAAGAAGAATTACCTTTAAGAGGGTTATGGATTTGAATGAAAGGGCTTTAAGAAATATTGTAATTGGATTAGGTGGAATTGCCCAAGGTGTTCCAAGGGAAGATGGTTTTGATATTACTGTGGCTTCTGAAGTAATGGCCATCTTATGCTTATCCAATGACTTAATGGATCTTAAAGAGCGTTTAGGGAAAATAATAGTAGGTTATACCTATGATAAGAAACCTGTAACCGCTAAAGACCTGCAAGCCCATGGAGCTATGGCTCTACTTTTAAAAGATGCCATTAAACCAAACTTAGTTCAAACCCTTGAAAATGTTCCTGCTTTTATTCATGGAGGTCCCTTTGCTAACATAGCCCATGGCTGTAATAGTGTTACAGCTACAAAATTAGCATTAAAATTGGCAGACTATGTAGTAACTGAAGCTGGTTTTGGTGCAGACTTAGGGGCAGAGAAGTTCTTTAACATTAAATGTAGATATGCTAATTTAAAACCTGATGCTGTGGTAATTGTGGCAACAGTTAGAGCCCTTAAGATGCATGGTGGATTAAAGAAGGATGAGTTAACTACTGAAAATCTCGATGCTTTGGCAAAAGGGTTCAGTAACTTAGAGAAACATATAGAAAATGTTAGAAAGTTTGGAGTACCTCTGGTAGTTGCTATCAACAAATTCCCTAGTGATACTGATAAAGAAATAGATTATATTTTAAAGCGTTGTGAGGAAATGGGAATATTAGTATCTTTATCAGAAGTTTGGGCAAAAGGTGGAGAAGGTGGTATAGACCTCGCTCAAAAAGTAGTTGATATTTTAGAAACACAAAGGAGCAATTTTAGAGTATTGTATGATGAAAAATTATCTATAAAAGAAAAAATAACAATTATAGCAAAGGAAGTTTATGGAGCTAAAGGTGTAATTTTTGAGAAAAAGGCAGAGACCAGTATAAAACAATTAGAAAAATTAAATTTAGATAAAATGCCTATTTGTATGGCCAAAACTCAATATTCATTATCTGATGATCCGAACCTATTAGGAAGACCAGAAAATTTCGAGATAACTGTAAGGGAAGTTAAAGTTTCTGCTGGAGCAGGATTCATAGTTGCCCTAACGGGAGAGATAATGACAATGCCTGGTTTACCTAAAGTTCCTGCAGCAACTAAAATGGATATTGATGAAAATGGTGTAATTACAGGATTATTCTAA
- the hutU gene encoding urocanate hydratase — MEIRAPRGSQLTCKGWQQEAALRMLMNNLDPEVAERPEDLVVYGGTGKAARNWECFNAIVNTLKELEDDETMLVQSGKPVAVFKTHKNAPRVLIANSLLVPAWANWDKFWELEDKGLMMYGQMTAGSWIYIGTQGILQGTYETFAEVGKRHFGGDLAGKLVVTAGLGGMGGAQPLAVTMNKGVAIVIEVDPHRAQRRVDTKYCDKVTDNLDQCLEWALESKEKQQPLSIGLIGNAAEILPELLNRGIIPDVVTDQTSAHDPLGGYIPKGMTLKEAEELRKTDPEKYIHLAKESMAIHVKAMLEMQEKGSIVFDYGNNIRQYAYEYGVKNAFNFPGFVPAYIRPQFCEGRGPFRWVALSGDPEDIKVTDQLVKEMFPDQERLIRWIEMAGEKVQFQGLPARICWLGYGERAKFGLALNKLVREKKVKGPIVIGRDHLDCGSVASPNRETEGMKDGSDAVADWPILNALINSVAGASWVSVHHGGGVGIGYSIHAGMVVVADGTEEADERLSRVLTTDPGMGVVRHVDAGYQEAVDHAIKHGIKIPMLNK, encoded by the coding sequence ATGGAAATTAGAGCTCCAAGGGGAAGTCAGTTAACTTGTAAAGGATGGCAACAAGAAGCGGCTTTGAGAATGTTGATGAACAACTTGGACCCGGAAGTGGCAGAAAGACCAGAGGATTTAGTAGTATATGGTGGGACAGGTAAAGCAGCGAGAAACTGGGAGTGTTTTAATGCCATTGTTAACACTTTAAAGGAATTAGAAGATGACGAAACAATGTTAGTACAATCGGGAAAACCAGTGGCAGTATTTAAAACACATAAAAATGCTCCTAGGGTATTAATAGCTAATTCCCTTTTAGTACCGGCTTGGGCAAACTGGGATAAATTTTGGGAACTAGAAGATAAAGGGTTAATGATGTATGGGCAAATGACTGCAGGTAGCTGGATTTACATTGGAACCCAGGGAATATTACAAGGAACTTACGAAACCTTTGCAGAAGTGGGGAAAAGACATTTCGGTGGAGATTTAGCAGGGAAATTAGTAGTTACTGCTGGTCTTGGAGGAATGGGGGGAGCCCAGCCCCTTGCTGTAACGATGAATAAAGGTGTAGCTATTGTTATTGAAGTTGATCCCCATAGGGCTCAGCGTAGGGTAGATACAAAGTACTGTGACAAAGTAACAGATAACCTAGATCAATGTTTAGAATGGGCACTAGAAAGTAAAGAAAAACAACAACCATTATCTATTGGTCTTATAGGAAATGCTGCGGAAATTTTACCGGAACTATTGAATAGAGGAATAATACCAGATGTCGTTACAGATCAAACTTCTGCCCATGATCCATTGGGGGGATATATTCCTAAAGGAATGACATTAAAAGAAGCAGAAGAGTTGAGAAAAACAGACCCTGAAAAATATATTCATTTAGCTAAAGAAAGTATGGCTATTCATGTAAAGGCAATGCTAGAAATGCAAGAAAAAGGTTCAATTGTCTTTGACTATGGTAACAATATTCGCCAATATGCTTATGAATATGGGGTAAAAAATGCTTTTAATTTCCCGGGATTTGTCCCAGCATATATTAGACCTCAATTTTGTGAAGGTAGAGGTCCATTCCGTTGGGTTGCTTTATCAGGGGATCCAGAAGATATTAAGGTTACAGATCAGTTAGTTAAAGAAATGTTTCCTGATCAAGAAAGGTTAATTAGATGGATAGAAATGGCTGGGGAAAAAGTTCAATTCCAAGGATTGCCTGCTAGGATCTGTTGGTTAGGCTATGGAGAAAGGGCCAAATTTGGTTTGGCGTTAAATAAACTGGTAAGAGAGAAAAAAGTTAAAGGGCCGATAGTTATAGGTCGAGATCACCTTGATTGTGGCTCTGTGGCCTCACCTAATAGAGAAACAGAAGGAATGAAAGATGGTAGTGATGCAGTGGCAGACTGGCCAATTCTTAACGCTTTGATAAATAGTGTGGCAGGGGCTAGTTGGGTATCAGTTCATCATGGTGGTGGTGTAGGAATAGGTTATTCTATTCATGCTGGTATGGTAGTGGTTGCTGACGGAACTGAAGAGGCTGATGAAAGATTGAGTAGAGTACTTACCACTGATCCAGGAATGGGAGTAGTTAGACATGTAGATGCCGGTTATCAAGAAGCTGTTGATCATGCTATCAAACATGGGATTAAAATTCCAATGTTAAATAAATAG
- the ftcD gene encoding glutamate formimidoyltransferase, translating to MSIVQCVPNFSEGRNQEVIQKIVEGIQSVPGVRVLDYSSDKDHNRSVVTLVGSKEVIVDGVFAGIKVATELIDMTKHQGEHPRMGATDVVPFIPIKDVTMDECIELANKLGKRIGDELGIPVYLYEKAATGSHRTNLANVRKGEYEGLAKKMEDPKWYPDYGPKEFNPKSGATAVGARMPLVAFNVNLNTSDLTIAEKIAKNVRLSGGGLHSVKAMGVELKERGIVQVSMNMVDYKKTPLYRAVELIKIEAQRYGVSVVGSEIIGLVPMDALVESVEYYLGLENFRKDQILENRLYQV from the coding sequence ATGAGTATAGTTCAATGTGTACCTAATTTTAGTGAAGGAAGGAATCAAGAGGTTATACAAAAAATAGTGGAAGGAATTCAAAGTGTGCCAGGGGTTAGAGTGTTAGACTATTCCTCTGATAAAGACCATAATAGAAGTGTAGTTACTTTAGTAGGTTCTAAAGAAGTAATTGTTGATGGGGTTTTTGCTGGGATAAAAGTGGCTACAGAGTTAATAGATATGACTAAACATCAAGGTGAGCATCCTAGAATGGGGGCTACTGACGTCGTTCCATTTATCCCTATAAAAGATGTTACTATGGATGAATGTATAGAGTTAGCAAATAAGCTAGGAAAGAGAATTGGAGATGAACTTGGTATTCCAGTATACCTTTACGAAAAAGCTGCAACAGGAAGCCATAGAACAAATCTAGCTAATGTTAGAAAAGGTGAATATGAAGGTTTAGCTAAAAAAATGGAAGACCCCAAATGGTATCCTGATTATGGTCCCAAAGAATTTAATCCAAAATCAGGGGCAACGGCAGTAGGGGCAAGGATGCCTTTAGTAGCTTTTAATGTTAATTTAAACACATCAGATTTAACTATAGCAGAAAAAATAGCTAAAAATGTTCGCCTTTCTGGTGGAGGATTACACAGTGTTAAAGCCATGGGAGTTGAACTAAAAGAGAGGGGTATAGTCCAAGTTTCTATGAATATGGTGGATTATAAGAAAACTCCCCTTTATAGAGCAGTAGAGTTAATAAAAATTGAGGCCCAGAGATATGGTGTATCAGTGGTTGGCTCAGAAATAATAGGTTTAGTACCTATGGATGCCCTTGTGGAAAGTGTGGAATATTATCTAGGCCTTGAAAACTTCAGGAAAGACCAAATTTTAGAAAATAGATTGTATCAGGTGTAA